A region of the Acidobacteriota bacterium genome:
GCATGGTGGTTCTCCTGACGCTGTTAGCCGCCGGCGGCGTCGTTGGTGAGTGAGGTCTCGAGCGAGTCGAGTTCCTGGCGAAGCGCGTCGACCTGCGCCTGCAGCAGGTTGCGGATGGACAAGATGCCGAGCAGCCGCGCCTGGTCGTCAGCCACGGGCAGGTGGCGGATGTGCTTGTCGACCATGACCTCGAGCGCCTCGCCGGGCGTGGTGTGGACGGTGGCCATCATCACCGGCGTGTTCATCATCTCGCGCACCAGCGTCTTGGCGGGATCCTTGCCGCTGAGGGCGAACTTCTTGAGCACGTCACGCTCGGTGAAGATACCGGCGATACGATTCTCTTTGTCGACTACGGCGACCGCGCCCACGCGGCTGGCGATCATCAGGTTGATGGCGTCGGCGAGGGTGGTCTCAGGATTGACCTTGGCGGGGACATCGTC
Encoded here:
- a CDS encoding CBS domain-containing protein → MSILTLCDDVPAKVNPETTLADAINLMIASRVGAVAVVDKENRIAGIFTERDVLKKFALSGKDPAKTLVREMMNTPVMMATVHTTPGEALEVMVDKHIRHLPVADDQARLLGILSIRNLLQAQVDALRQELDSLETSLTNDAAGG